A window from Littorina saxatilis isolate snail1 linkage group LG9, US_GU_Lsax_2.0, whole genome shotgun sequence encodes these proteins:
- the LOC138976045 gene encoding matrix metalloproteinase-19-like, translated as MVGRVTVTVFALCLTLEAARAASIFNVGQTSDSAEKEASLDREKRDTFDMMGFLQHYGYLEKTRGRNRGFVYHSEATITQAIKDFQEFTGLPVTGHLDQTTVNKMRSPRCGFPDMPHGPRNASSGRLSAPQNFITLGTRWGKDTVTWKPSRLSRKMPEGDQWRALERGLKHWSDVTPLKFRPTTGDADIDIVFARGDHGDGYHNRFDGAGGVLAHAFQPGPGMGGNTHFDEDENWSLGTGHGSDLEIVAAHEFGHALGLGHSNVHGALMAPYYSYSPDLQLHSDDIKGIQALYGSRRTTTTTTTTTSTTPSTTTTTTTTPTPTTTTPTPTTTTPTTTTTTNGPSLPSYCGPDFRVDAIAGGEQGVSYLFRFDKVYKVGSWGLEPGYPKYITEVFERAPRRHISAAVYLPSTRTHYLFKGTRVWRYTDFRLDASYPRTWMSYQDYFRFRPSAALTFTYGASITKIFMFGDGSFWEWDPRTEKVVPGYPLQTSVYWIGAPQHPEAATSNTDNNFYFFKGNKYFKLHNRVSAGEPKPLGKNWFGYACGASYIQNDGPTKVDNQRGDLADMKAKDAADELFGTSDVLLKDIPQEKVAPLPFEFDLGVAASGHRNERYYDNY; from the exons ATGGTTGGGcgtgtgacagtgacagtgtttGCACTGTGTCTCACACTAGAAGCAGCACGAGCAGCCAGTATTTTCAATGTAGGTCAAACGTCGGATTCTGCTGAGAAAGAGGCTTCGCTGGACAGGGAAAAAAGAGACACTTTTGATATGATG ggATTCCTTCAGCATTATGGCTACTTAGAAAAGACACGTGGCCGGAACAGAGGTTTTGTGTACCACTCAGAAGCCACCATCACACAAGCCATCAA AGATTTCCAGGAGTTTACCGGTCTGCCGGTCACCGGGCATCTGGATCAGACAACAGTCAACAAAATGAGGTCGCCTCGATGTGGATTTCCCGACATGCCTCACGGCCCTCGTAACGCGTCATCGGGCAGACTATCAGCTCCTCAGAACTTCATTACTTTGG GTACACGCTGGGGAAAGGACACGGTGACCTGGAAACCATCCAGACTGTCCAGAAAGATGCCAGAGGGCGATCAATG GCGAGCCCTGGAGAGAGGCCTCAAGCACTGGTCGGACGTGACCCCACTCAAGTTCAGACCGACCACCGGGGATGCGGACATCGACATTGTCTTTGCTCGAGGCGACCATGGTGATGGCTATCATAATCGTTTTGACGGCGCTG GCGGAGTTTTGGCGCACGCTTTTCAACCCGGGCCGGGTATGGGCGGAAACACACATTTCGACGAAGACGAAAACTGGTCTCTGGGCACCGGGCACGGCTCGGACTTGGAGATTGTGGCTGCCCATGAGTTCGGGCACGCCCTGGGATTGGGGCACTCCAACGTCCACGGTGCCCTGATGGCGCCGTATTACTCGTACAGCCCCGACCTGCAACTGCATTCTGACGACATCAAGGGAATCCAGGCTTTGTATG GATCCAGACgtaccacaaccacaaccaccaccactaccagtACAACCCCTTCTACCACAACAACGACCACAACAACACCCActccaaccaccaccacccccacccccaccaccaccacccccaccacaacTACAACGACCAATGGGCCTTCCCTTCCCAGTTACTGCGGGCCTGACTTCAGAGTGGACGCCATTGCTGGAG GTGAGCAAGGCGTGAGCTACCTGTTCCGTTTTGACAAGGTGTACAAGGTGGGATCCTGGGGACTGGAACCCGGCTACCCCAAGTACATCACGGAGGTATTTGAAAGAGCGCCGCGCCGCCACATCAGTGCTGCTGTCTACCTCCccagcacacgcacacactaccTCTTTAAAG GTACACGTGTATGGCGATACACTGACTTCCGGTTAGATGCCAGCTACCCCAGGACGTGGATGAGTTACCAAGATTACTTCCGCTTCCGGCCCAGTGCTGCCTTGACCTTTACCTACGGCGCCAGTATCACCAAGATCTTTATGTTCGGA GACGGTTCATTCTGGGAGTGGGACCCTCGCACAGAGAAGGTGGTACCCGGCTACCCGCTTCAGACATCCGTCTACTGGATAGGAGCACCCCAACATCCCGAAGCCGCTACCTctaacactgacaacaacttTTACTTCTTCAAGGGAAACAA ATATTTCAAGCTTCACAACCGCGTCTCGGCTGGCGAACCGAAACCACTTGGCAAGAACTGGTTTGGGTACGCCTGTGGCGCCTCCTACATTCAAAACGACGGCCCTACTAAGGTAGACAACCAGCGCGGCGACTTGGCCGACATGAAGGCAAAAGACGCAGCAGACGAACTCTTCGGAACGTCGGACGTTTTGTTGAAAGACATTCCGCAGGAAAAGGTGGCCCCACTTCCGTTTGAGTTTGACCTCGGGGTCGCAGCTTCCGGTCACAGAAACGAGCGGTATTATGACAATTATTAG